From one Etheostoma spectabile isolate EspeVRDwgs_2016 unplaced genomic scaffold, UIUC_Espe_1.0 scaffold00008740, whole genome shotgun sequence genomic stretch:
- the LOC116678939 gene encoding LOW QUALITY PROTEIN: NLR family CARD domain-containing protein 3-like (The sequence of the model RefSeq protein was modified relative to this genomic sequence to represent the inferred CDS: deleted 1 base in 1 codon): MSQCEDREEGAPPSKKPCLWGDHDSQTKAQRMQQQKPGPGPSCVSMKSDWSVGCLIDFKGGQGAAGGRMQQQKPGPGPSCVSMKSDWSIGRLIDFKDEQAVDERVHQESSEGLSGQSDLQQQTDLDSIFMLLEKNIVTFVKNELKKIQKALTPDYPECLESQREDEEVLEGEDKKQRRSSREAFLKITLHFLRRMKQEELADRLQISCSETRVAGCRPKLMSNLEKKFQCVFEGIAKAGNPTLLYQMFTEIYIMEGGAAGVNEEHEVRQIETASRKPDRPETIIRCEDIFKAPPGRDEPIRTVMTKGVAGIGKTVLTQKFTLDWAEGKANQDIQFIFPFTFRELNVLKERKFSLVELVDYFFSETKEAGICRFEEVQVVFIFDGLDECRLPLDFHNTEILTDVTESTSVGVLLTNLIRGNLLPSARLWITTRPAAANQIPPACVDMVTEVRGFTDPQKEDYFSKRYRDKKQASRIISHIKTSRSLHIMCHIPVFCWITATVLEKMLKTRGGGQLPKTLTDMNIHFLVVQSKLNVKYHEKSEMDHHWSPETRKMIESLGKLAFEQLQKGNLIFYESDLTECGIDIRAASVYSGVFTQIFKEESGLYQDKVFCFVHLSVQEFLAALHVHLTFTNSGVNLLAEEQTTSRLPKVKPKLNHLHQSAVDKALQNPNGHLDLFLRFLLGLSVQTNQTLLQGLMTQPGSSLQTNQETVKYIKKKISENLSAERSINLFHCLNELNDGSLVEEIQQSLRSGSLSTDKLSPAQWSALVFILLSSEEDLDVFDLNKYSASEEALLRLLPVVKASNKALLSGCNLSKRSCEALSSVLSSQSSSLRELDLSNNNLQDSGMKQLSSGLKSPHCRLETLRLSGCDLSERSCEALSSVLSSQSSSLRELDLSNNNLQDSGVELVSPGLKSPHCRLETLRLSGCDLSERSCEALSSVLSSQSSSLRELDLSNNDLQDSGVELMSPELKSPHCRLETLSLSGCMISEEGCSSLVSALSSNPSHLRVLDLSYNHPGDSGVKRLSALLEDPNCRLDTLRVDHGGPQRLRPGLRKYVCELELDTNTVNRRLILSDNNRTVTGLDKDVKEDQSYPDHPDRFDRWAQLLCRDGLTGRCYWEVETRGEVDISVSYRGIRRKGGRDDSWFGYNDKSWRLDCSDEDGYSVRHNNRRTDLTSCSVSNRVAVYVDVPAGSLSFYTVSSDSLIHLHTFYTTFTQPLYPGFGFTSCTSVSLCPLQD; this comes from the exons ATGAGTCAgtgtgaggacagagaggagggagccCCTCCCTCTAAAAAACCCTGTCTGTGGGGGGACCATGACAGCCAGACCAAAGCTCAGAG gatgcagcagcagaaacctggacctggacccagctgtgtgtccatgaagagtgactgGTCTGTGGGTTGTCTTATTGACTTTAAAGGTGGACAAGGTGCTGCTGGTGGAAG gatgcagcagcagaaacctggacctggacccagctgtgtgtccatgaagagtgactgGTCTATAGGTCGTCTTATTGACTTTAAAGATGAACAAGCTGTTGATGAAAG AGTTCACCAGGAGAGCTCAGAGGGCCTCAGTGGTCAGTCTGACCTGCAGCAGCAAACAGACCTGGACTCCATATTTATG CTGCTGGAGAAGAACATCGTCACTTTTGTAAAGAACGAGCTGAAGAAGATTCAGAAGGCTCTGACTccagattacccagaatgcttagagagtcagagggaggatgaggaggtttTGGAGGGTGAGGATAAaaagcagaggaggagcagcagagaagcatttctgaagatcacactgcacttcctgaggagaatgaagcaggaggagctggctgACCGTCTGCAGATTA gtTGTTCAGAAACCCGTGTTGCAGGATGCCGCCCCAAACTCATGTCCAACCTGGAGAAGAAgttccagtgtgtgtttgaggggattgctaaagcaggaaaccCAACCCTTCTGtatcagatgttcacagagatctacatcatggagggaggggctgcaggggtcaatgaagaacatgaggtcagacagattgaaacagcatccaggaaaccagacagaccagaaacaataatcagatgtgaagacatctttaaagccccacctggaagagatgaaccaatcagaaccgtgatgacaaagggagtggctggcatcgggaaaacagtcttaacacagaagttcactctggactgggctgaaggcaaagccaaccaggacatccagttcatattcccattcaccttcagagagctgaatgtgctgaaagagagaaagttcagcttggtggaacttgttgattacttctttagtgaaaccaaagaagctggaatctgcaggtttgaagaggtccaggtggtcttcatctttgacggtctggatgagtgtcgacttcctctggacttccacaacactgagatcctgactgatgttacagagtccacctcagtgggtgtgctgctgacaaacctcatcagggggaatctgcttccctctgctcgcctctggataaccacacgacctgcagcagccaatcagatccctcctgcatgtgttgacatggtgacagaggtcagaggattCACTGACCCACAGAAGGAGGATTATTtcagtaagagatacagagacaaGAAGCAGGCCAgcagaatcatctcccacattAAGACATCacgaagcctccacatcatgtgccacatcccagtcttctgctggatcactgctacagttctggagaagATGTTGAAGACCAGAGGGGGAGGACagctgcccaagaccctgactgacatgaacatccacttcctggtggttcagtccaaacTGAATGTTAAATATCATGAGAAATCTGAGATGGATCATCACTGGAGTCCAGAGACCCGGAAGATGATcgagtctctgggaaaactggcttttgagcagctgcagaaaggcaacctgatcttctatgaatcagacctgacagagtgtggcatcgatatcagagcagcatcagtgtactcaggagtgttcacacagatctttaaagaggagagtggactgtaccaggacaaggtgttctgcttcgtccatctgagtgttcaggagttcctggctgctcttcatgtccatctgaccttcaccaactctggagtcaacctgctggcagaagaacaaacaaCTTCCCGGCTGCCAAAAGTCAAACCTAAATTAAACCATCTCCATCAGAGTGCTGTGGACAAAGCTTTACAGAATCcaaatggacacctggacttgttcctccgcttcctcctgggtctGTCAGTGCAGACCAATCAGACTCTCCTACAAGGTCTGATGACACAGCCAGGCAGTAGCTTACAGACCAATCAGGAAACAGTTAagtacatcaagaagaagatcagtgagaatctgtctgcagagagaagcatcaatctgttccactgtctgaatgagctgaatgatggttctctagtggaggagatccaacagtccctgagatcaggaagtctctccacagataaactgtctcctgctcagtggtcagctctggtcttcatcttactgtcatcagaagaagatctggacgtgtttgacctgaataaatactctgcttcagaggaggctcttctgaggctgctgccagtggtcaaagcctccaacaaAGCTCT GCTGAGTGGGTGTAACCTGTCaaagagaagctgtgaagctctgtcctcagttctcagctcccagtcctctagtctgagagagctggacctgagtaacaacaacctgcaggattcaggtaTGAAGCAACTGTCCTCTGGattgaagagtccacactgcagactggaaactctcag GTTGAGTGGCTGtgacctgtcagagagaagctgtgaagctctgtcctcagttctcagctcccagtcctctagtctgagagagctggacctgagtaacaacaacctgcaggattcaggagtggagctggtgtctcctggactgaagagtccacactgcagactggaaactctcag GTTGAGTGGCTGtgacctgtcagagagaagctgtgaagctctgtcctcagttctcagctcccagtcctctagtctgagagagctggacctgagtaacaacgacctgcaggattcaggagtggagctgaTGTCTCCTgaactgaagagtccacactgcagactggaaactctcag tctctCAGGCTGTAtgatctcagaggaaggctgttcttctctggtctcagctctgagctccaacccctcccatctgagagtgctggacctgagctacaatcatccaggagactcaggagtgaagcGGCTTTCTGCTTTACTGGAGGATCCAAACTGcagactggacactctcag GGTGGACCATGGTGGACCACAGAGACTGAGACCTGGTCTgaggaagt atgtctgtgaacTGGAACTGGACACAAAC ACAGTAAACAGAAGACTCatactgtctgacaacaacaggacggtgACAGGTTTGGACAAGgatgtgaaggaggatcagtcatatcctgatcatccagacagatttgaccGCTGggctcagctgctgtgtagagatggtctgactggtcgctgttactgggaggtcgagacgagaggagaggttgatatatcagtgagttacagaggaatcagaaggaaaggaggcCGTGATGACTCTTGGTTTGGATATAATGATAAGTCCTGGAGACTGGACTGCTCTGATGAAGATGGTTACTCTGTCAGGCACAATAACAGAAGAACAGACCTCAcgtcctgctctgtctctaacagagtagcagtgtatgtggacgttcctgctggctctctgtccttctacacagtctcctctgactcactgatccacctccacaccttctacaccacattcactcagcctctctatcctgggtttgggttcACATCTTGtacctcagtgtctctgtgtcctctgcaggactga
- the LOC116678938 gene encoding zinc finger protein 239-like → LRGAREQEEEGGEREREEEPKCHHCQHCDKSFTTSGTLNLHQRVHTGENLHSCDLCGKTFTRRGSLVIHRRVHTREKPYRCDQCGKTFSYNNSFKSHQRIHTGEKLYCCDLCGKIFTRRDKLVVHQRVHTGEKPYRCDQCGKTFTYSSGLKSHQRIHTGEKPHSCEHCGETFSESGSLNTHQRVHTGEKPYSCEHCGKTFSGNGRLKLHRRVHTGEKPYSCDLCGKTFSQIGNLKSHRRVHTGEKPYSCKHCGKTFSQRSNLKSHQLIHTGEKLYSCDLCGKIFTRRDSLVIHQRVHTGEKPYRCDQCGKTFTYSSGFKSHQRRHTGEKPTWGLLHETRIRD, encoded by the coding sequence aaagagagagagaggaagaacccaaatgtcaccactgtcaacactgtgacaaatccttcacaacatctggaACTTTAAAtcttcatcagagagttcacactggagagaatctacacagctgtgatctatgtggtaaaacctttaCAAGGAGGGGTAGTCTAGTAATACACCGCCGTGTTCACACCAGAGAGAAACCGTaccggtgtgatcaatgtgggaaaaccttttcttatAATAATAgctttaaatctcaccagcgcattcacactggagagaagttgtactgctgtgatctatgtggtaaaatCTTTACAAGGAGGGATAAACTAGTAGTCCACcaacgtgttcacaccggagagaaaccgtaccggtgtgatcaatgtgggaaaacctttactTATAGTAGTggccttaaatctcaccagcgcattcacaccggagagaagccgcacagctgtgaacactgtggggaaacattttctgAGAGCGGTAGCCTTAATACTCACcagcgtgttcacactggagagaagccgtactcgtgtgaacactgtgggaaaacgttttctggGAATGGTCGCCTTAAATTACACCgacgtgttcacaccggagagaagccgtacagctgtgatctatgtggaaaaacattttctcagattggtaaccttaaatctcaccgacgtgttcacactggagagaagccgtacagctgtaaacactgtgggaaaacgttttctcagcGAAGTAACCTTAAGTCtcaccagctcattcacactggagagaagttgtacagctgtgatctatgtggtaaaatCTTTACAAGGAGGGATAGCCTAGTAATCCACcaacgtgttcacaccggagagaaaccgtaccggtgtgatcaatgtgggaaaactttTACTTATAGTAGTGgctttaaatctcaccagcgcagacacaccggagagaagccgacctggggcctgttgcacgaaactaggataagggattaa